The DNA segment GGAAATAACGGCGAAAATATTTATAGTTTTCGTATTAATAAAAAGTATAGGGCGACTGCTTTAAGGGATGGTAATTATTTGAGAGTGCTTAGTTTACATTTAGACCACGATTCAACTTATAAATAAGGTAGGAGGTAATGATCAATATAACTGTCCCTAAAGAGTCGATCGTTAGTTTCTGCCAAAAACACTATATTCAAAGATTTTCCTTATTTGGTTCGGTGTTAAGGTCAGATTTTAATGAACAAAGTGATATAGATGTATTAGTTGAGTTCTCTCCTGAGCATATACCGGGGTTAATTACCCTTGCCAAAATGGAGTTAGAATTATCGTCAATATTTAAGCGTACGGTGGATTTACGCACTCCCGAAGATTTGAGTCGCTATTTTCGGCAACAGGTATTAGATTTGGCAGAGGTGCAATATGATACAAAAAAGTGATGTAATTAGACTACGGCATATGTTAGATGCCAGTCTTAAAGCTATGGCTTTCATTGAGGGAAAAAAT comes from the Geminocystis sp. NIES-3708 genome and includes:
- a CDS encoding nucleotidyltransferase family protein — protein: MINITVPKESIVSFCQKHYIQRFSLFGSVLRSDFNEQSDIDVLVEFSPEHIPGLITLAKMELELSSIFKRTVDLRTPEDLSRYFRQQVLDLAEVQYDTKK